The sequence aaatcattaattttaatcatCTAATTCAAAACAAGTAGaatcatatcataatcataaatcGATATTGTATTCTACTTATATAGGAAAAGTATCTCATACTTTATTCAATCAATTCgtttatttttttggaatttggtaatttaactaaaatttcTTGTATTCCTGTTTTTAGGAAGAATAACTATAAAATTAACAATGATGTCTAACTAAGTAATATCTTAGAAAACTTTAAGGACCAAAAATATTTCAGTGATAAACTAAAAGTGTAATCAACAACATTTATACTTTTTATCGAATCGAAGGTAAAAGTAGCActttatttatgaatttaataATTAGTTTTGTCATTTTTAAGGTTTATGAAGTTTTTTATTCATTGTATAGTTTTGTTCAATGAGTATTTAATTTGTATATATCTATGTATTTATTGTAGATAAAATTAATctctaatatttaattcatgttcgaaaagaaaattttatcaatagaaagcaatatttttaatttgtctataaatctaaaaaatttattaatttttttacctTACTTTCAAGTTTTATCTTCATTGCTATGTTTTTagtcttttaaatttttaacataaTTTAGTATTAAACTTTTAGAAAACAAAAATTTCAATCGAGTTATTAACTTTTATCGActtgttaaaaataaataaaatcatatcataAATCGAGATTTTATTTCACTTGTATTAAAAATGTATTACCCTCTTTTATTCAATCAATTAGTTTATTTTTTGCATTTGGTAAGCTAACAAAAATATTTGGAATTCCATTTTTTAAAGAAAGGGGACTACAAAAATAATGGTGATAACTAACTATGTAATcctttaaaaaattttgggattaaaaatattttagtgttGAACTAAAAGTGTAATCAACACTGATATTTTTTTgtccaaattaaaaaatatataattataaccaACTTTCTTGTTGATGTTTGAACtacattataatataatatttatttatataaaagtgGTTATTTAGTTATGAATTTAcagttttgtatttattttatttcatttaatgactaactttttgtcattttcaaggTTATTTTATGCCATTTTGTAGCTTTTTAAATGAGTATTTAATTTatgtctatttatttatttatgtgaattaattatttatatttcattCATGTTCTAAAGTTAAAGTTTTATTAATTGGAAGCTATTTtaatctaaaaaatatatattaattttaaaacttactttcaaccTTTATCATCATCGCTATGTTTTAGTCTTCTAAACTTTTTAACATAATATTTCGGTCATTATAGTTTCGCGAAAAAAATGAATAGAATCATTAATTTAGTCATCTGGTTCAAGACAAGTAAATCATATCATAAATAATTGAGACTATATTTCACATATAAATGAAAGATAttctcatattttatccaatcaATTTGTTTTAattcgtttattttttttttgaatttagtaATCTAACTAAAATTTTGGTATTCTAGATTGTAGGACTAATATTATAAAACTAATGGTGATGACTATGTAATCTAACTATGATAGTTcactgaaaaaaaatattacaagatttgaagaaataaaaaaagtttACCTTGATTATTGCatattatatgtatatgatttttcagaaaaaggtaaaaaaaaGAGACATttacatattaatatttttaattttaaaataagattatGACAAAATTATGAAACAATTATgtttatcattaattaaataaataattgtacgactaaattaattttttggcaTAAATTTGTTAATACTTTAACATAAGAGtttatgttaaaaaaatttattttatattgtatttttgttaggacattaattattttatatgctaaatattattcaatgtatattaaatttgattttcaaaGCTAACGAAACAAAGTTATTCAATACGCTAGAAAATATACACAAACTTGTGAATGTATTATGCATGAGCAAAAAACTTGAAAATCAAAGCAAGTCATATAGACATCATGTTTTATCAGacgtaaaaaatatatatgatttatataCACTTTATTCATAGaagatcaaattttatcttcaactaaaacttttaaattaaaaaattattattatttttcactaaCTTCTTAAATTTTAGGTTTTGGTCActaagttttcaaaaattatttttttatactaaatttTAATCTATTTATACCTAATTGTTGTGGTGACACGGGAAAATGCTTTATTTTGCATCGAAAAATATTGACATGGGCGTTATAATAATGATGcaacttaaaaaaattttgacttATTAGATGTCACGTCAACATTTGGATTAAAAATAgtcaaaattaaaagttagtgtattAAAACTTAAATTTGACAAATCAATTGACTAAAAAGTAAAATGTGATGTGTTAAAggaactaaaaaaattattttctttcaaataaattattgttttaACTTTCAAATAAATTACTGTTTTAACTTACAAATCAATAGaagtaaaattattatttaacagaTATTACTTTTGTTGAAGTGCAATAACTATTCATACTAAGAAGAACAATCGAAACATGATGTTTGAGATACAACATAGTTTAAAATATTGGATTAGTATTGTTACCAATGATTATAATTATTGAAAATGCAATAAGCATTCGGCCATACAATATGTATCAAAGTGAAGGTCATGACTTCGATTCACATTGATTGCAAGCATAATTATTGGGAAAGAAATTATTGGGTACAATAATTATCTCTTTgctatgtaaaacaatcaaaATGTAGTGTTTGAACTGTTacacatattaaaatatttgaattgcacAATTATATATCAACTATATATATCTTTTAATAAAATGCAAACGCTCAGTCTTACGGTTTATAAAAAatcaatgtattttttttacatttctcgacaaatatataacatatgttattgttttaaagtcattaattaaaaaaataaattaaatccaaGGTGTAAAACATAAAAGCATCGATTAGATACCACAAATCGATCGTAAAGAGAAAAAATTAAAGACATAATGTTCTCACTTCAATAACTAATTAGAGATCAAATCATTATAACCAAAGTTTGAAATTGATAGTAAAATatataacacttaattaaaaaaGCTAAGCAAACAATTAATAAAGTTATTATAATGTGTCACATGCGTTGCACGTGCAATTTTCTAGTTTCAATAAAcgcaataatataatcaagaatgcttaaaaaccaaatccaatcttcaagaagaaatcaaaacatagttttgggggtaggatcccctaaatcccaacaaatataagaaaaataaaagagaaaactagtgtttgcggttcttgagttcttcaagttttctccctcttttcgttcttctccttggatggtCGCCTCCTCCCTTGCGTTTCTGATGTGTGGAACCCTTAAAACGTCAGAATTTttcctatttatagtgcccaagagttctttccatgtaaaactcccgcaaatataaattttcagcttTGTGAGAGCGCGCGAGCGGTAGAATTTGGCAGCTTGGGCGCTGGGTCCTTTGCCTCTGAATTCTTTTTCTTCTCGAggacgcgctcgagcggtaataaaTTACCGTTTGGGCGCACCACTATCTGACTCACTGTTTGTTTTTTTCAACGTCGCGCTCGGGCGGTAGAATTTGGCAGCCCGAGTGCACTCTGATTTTTTGCCCAAAATATGTAATATTGCTTGTTTTCATGCCAAATTAACCACCACTCGAGAGGAGTGAAAAAAATGCAAGGAAAAACattaaatgcaaacaaaattagATTAAAACAAACAAAATGACACGAAACGAAtacaaaacacataaaaatcatGCAATAAAAACACGTGAAATTGACTCATGTTTATATGATGTCAAATATAGCAGCAGGTTGTGCAATATCACTTTATATGAACAAAAGATGAAAAAATGCATAACTCCCTCAATGACCGGCAAATAAATAgcctttatatatataatttgtgtTTGTAATGCTTTCGTTCTACCTGTGCATTAAGCATTATATCTCTTTGTGATTGTGTCGTATGGGGAAGGAATACCCGttcccgccccgccccgccccgcccaATTGCATCACTAATATAGCAGTTAGTCATATTTTTATTaacaatattttataattgattttgTACTTTTAATGAACTCAACCATACATTCCAGGCCTTAGCTTTCAAGGAAAGGGCAGACAAAATTGTTGTCTGCAGGTAAGTATGATATCTTGTATTTTCTTAGCTTATATGTACAAGATACATATGTTTTGATGACAACATATAAGATTAACATAGTCAGATTTATTGCGCAGCGACGATGGGGTGTTGACAGTgagattatatatatgttttacttTCCTAGATATCACCTCAACGTGTTATCGgattatctttataaatctctCGGGAATAATTAATATAAGTCTCTCCCCATTCCTTATAGCTCTCTTGACATTTGATTGATGCCAATAGTTGGTGATTTTGTTTTCAATCTGTTGAGAatcaatttaataattttaccgAACTTGTTATGTATTCGAATATTCTTAATTTGACCACCAACTTTTTGTTAGTTCTCCTTATTAAGGAAACTTATATCATAATTGGCTTCGAATTCAACttggatttattttttaaaattcgaCTTCACTTGGATTGGGAACCTTAATCAGACAATCGATAACTAGTACGACAATATGTGCCAGTAGAAGTATGATGATTAAATTTGTTTAGTAAATTATGATGCCACTTTAAATGAACTAAGTCACAAATATGAGAAACAAAACCAACATTTTAGTAGAGATTACTCAGTTTGGTATTCTggttcttaaaattaaaatgaaaaacaACTTGATTACATATGTTCTATATTTTTCACTACAAAAAAATTAGCTATTTAGCCAcagtttttttaaaaccgtggttaagtTTAGCCACGATTTTATAAATACCGTGGCTAAATAGCCACGGTTCATACATTCCGTGGCAAAATAGCCACGGTTTTAATAAAACAGTGGTTATgtaaccacggttttaaaaccgtggctatTATAGCAACGGTTTTTAATAACTCGTGGCTAAAATAGCAACGgttttaaaaccgtggttaatttagccacggtttttatcctaaccacggtttttaaaaGCGTGGTTAATTTATACCCACGGTTTggatttaaccacggtttaaaaaccgtggctatTTTTAGCCACGGTGTTTTCAAAACCGTGGctatttaacaacggttttttaaaaaccgtggttaaaataGCAATTATATCTGCAACCTCTATCTTTCTCGATCCAAACATACGTCTTCTTCGATTACTTCATTTTATTTCTTCCAAATTTCACTACTTTTGACCGTCAGTAATTTCTTTATTCTCAATCAAAATTTAGATCGGGGAGTAGATCCGAAATCCTCGTATTTGGTGAATTCTTCCAAtacctatttttttttaaaaaaaaaaaattgttccgTCGAACCCAATTTTGGATCGGAAGCCATTGTCCGTGATCTGTGAAGTAAGTATATAAAATTCAGCTTTTATTTTTCTAGATTTAATTATTgatgaatttgtatttttctttgatttaattATCTAATGATTTCACGaagtatatatctatatatatatatgtttctccTTAATTTGAAACAACGTAACTATATATACCATTATTTAGCTTATTTTTAATGGATTTAGatgattgaatttttttttaataaaaaaatttgtttgatttATAAAACAAGAATATTTGTAAAAAATTCAACTATGAAATAAGACTAGCTGTAAGTATAATTTCAGCTTTTATAAATCCGGTGAATTGTAAGTACGTACTTAAAAATATTCAGCTTTTATTTTTGTAGATTTAATTCATGatgaatttggatttttttatttaattatttagtgaATTAGTTACATTAATGATTTCAtgttgattatatatatatatatatatatatatatatatatatatatatatggcaaACCCAAATTAAATTTAcgaacattatatatatattttaacataCAATTTTCAAATGATATTTAATGTAATATAAAATAGATagtatataaattttaaaaaaattatgtttggcatgatatataaaattttatcaaagctatAATTAATCTTGTATAATTTATAAAACAAGCTATTTGTAAAAAAATACAACTATATAAATAAGActaggataatatatatattataatgcatggtaacgattaatgaatacatatatatatatatataattataaatatgattgTTATAAGCATTAAAGAATATCTCCTTCCTTTGATTATGGTCGGAAAATATGAATCACACGGACAGAGGATGGATGTATCGTAGACTGCAAAATGGTTATATGAATGATGAGTTTATTAACGGTGTAGAGGAATTCATGGTCTTTGCTCTTAGTCATGTTGAATGTTTATCAGCGGGTAAAGTACGTTGTCCTTGCAACCACAAAAAGTGTCAGAATAAAGTATTCTTGGACGACAACATAGTGAAGGCGCACTTAAGTCGATATGGTTTTGTACCGAACTATTACAATTGGCATCTTCACGGAGAAGAGTATATTCGTCCAAATTTTCCAAATACCAATCCAGATGTTCCGTCGTCTTCACGGTCTCAGAACAGAAGTTGGGAATCCGAAAACATACACGTGGATCACATTTTTCTTAGTCATGATCAAGAATATTTGCTCGCAAATCAAAATCTTGGACACGAGTTTTCTACAGAATATCAGGAAGAAGGTCCGTCGCAATATGTAGACCCCAACATCGAACCCGTAGAAACCCCCAACAACTACGTCAAAGGACTATATGACCTCATAAAATCAGCAGAGAAAGAGATCTGGGACGGTAATCCACACGGTCACTCTTTGTTGTCTGTCCTTGCAAGGTTATTGAAAATGAAACATGAACACAACATGTCTGAAAGAAACTTCGACGACATGTGCCAGCTAATGTCAGAGTTATGTCCAGCTAATAACCACATGCCACCAAGTTTTTATTGGACGAAGAAGCTCATCAAAGATCTAGGTCTCCCAGTCGAGAAAATCGATGTCTGTAGCAACAATTGCATGATTTACTGGGGTACAGATTCAGACTTAACCGAATGCAAGATATGTGAACATCCTCGATACAAACCGTCTCGTCGACGTGGAAGTCAGACTCCTAATAAACAAACTCCGTACAAGATAATGTACTATTTTCCTATCACTCCTCGTCTCCAGCGGTTATATGCATCCACCGCTACTGCTTCACATATGCGATGGCATCACGACCACCATTCTGACCCGGAGACCATGACACACCCATCTGATTCTCTGGCATGGCGTCATTTCGACGAAACACATCCGTGGTTCGCAGCAGAAATCCGGAATGTCAGGTTAGGACTTTCGACTGATGGGTTCCAACCATTTGGCCAAACGGGACATCAATACTCATCCTGGCCCGTCATTTTAACCCCGTACAATCTGCCACCCTGGATGTGTATGAAAGACGAGGTTATGTTTCTTTCTGTGATTGCACCTGGACCGAGTAACCCGAAGGATAAGCTTGATGTTTTTTTGCAACCATTGATTGCCGAGCTTCAACAACTTTGGTACGATGGTGTTGCCACATACGACATACACTCACAGACTAACTTCACATTGAGAGCATCATTGTTGTGGACCATAAGTGATTTCCCAGCTTATGCGATGCTTTCCGGTTGGAGCACAGCCGGGAAACAAGCATGCCCTCATTGCATGTCTGATTCGGAAGCGTTCACCCTTGTGCATAGTGGTAAGACGTCGTGGTTCGACAACCACAGGAAGTTTTTGCCCATTGATCACCAATTACGGCGAAAGAAGAACATGTTTATACGAGGGCGACGTGTTTTGTATCCAGCTCCTCCCACCAAAACAGGAGATGAGTTGCTTAGTGAGCTGGATAATTATGGTTTTCTACCTGCGTATGATGTCGACTCAGAGAGCAGAAACAGAGAGATATGTCAGCTAGCAAAATGTGGTTGGAGAAGACGCAGTATTTTATGGGAGTTACCGTATTGGCGTACGAATTTGATCAGACACAATTTGGATGTGATGCACATCGAGAAGAATGTTTTTGACAATGTTTTCAACACAATCATGAATATCCTCGGACGTACAAAAGACAATGCAAAATCAAGGGCGGATCTGGTTGAAATGCGCATCAGACCTGAGTTACATCCAAACGTGTCTACAGGTAGACATCCCAAGGCCAGCTACAGTTTGGAGCGTAGTGCGAGGGAGGTTCTTTGCAGATGGCTCAAGGATGTCCGTTTCTCGGACGGTTATGCCTCGAACATGTCCAGGTGCGTGGACATGAACAAATTGCGGATGTTCGGTATGAAAAGCCACGACTGTCACGTATTCATGCAACGACTAATACCCGTTGCATTCAAGGAGTTGTTACCCAGGGAGGTCTGGGAGGCATTGACTGAGTTAAGTCTTTTTTTCGCGGACCTAACCGCTCGTAATCTTAAACAGAGTGACATCATGCGATTGCATGAGCAGATACCTGTAATTCTTTGTAAGTTGGAGAAGATTTTTCCACCAAGTTTCTTCGACTGTATGGAACACCTATGTGTCCATCTGCCCTATGAAGCTCGGATTGCTGGTCCAGTACAATTTAGATGGATGTATCCTGTCGAAAGATTTTTGCGAAGGTTGAAGAGCACGGTTCGTAATAAGGCACGCGTGGAGGGATCCATATGTAATGCTTATTTGGTCAGTGAGGCGTCCATATTTTGCGAGCATTACTTTGGTGACTCGATACAAACAAGACAATGAAAGACTAGACGCCAACAACAAAACTTAATGAACGAGATTGGGTCAGAGCTTTTTTCAATATTTACGGTTCGTGGTAGACATATCGGTGGAAGAAAACCTAGATGGCTGTCAAAATATTTACGGTTCGTGGTAGACATATCGGTGGAAGAAAACCTAGATGGCTGTCAAACGAGGAATATCATGTTGTGGCGACATATGTTTTGTTGAACTGTGTTGAACTGAAGTCCTACATGAGGTATGCAATGTTATATGTTCATGATTTCAATCTTACTGATAGGcatacatttttttggtatttcATTCTGACAACATTTTCATATTTGCTTAGAATTTACGAGGAGCAAATGCGTGCAGAGATTCCTGGGATAAGTCATCAAGATTTAGACTCGAACATACAAGCAAACTTCTTCGGTTGGTTCAAATCTTACATCAGAGTaagattatatttaatttacgaTTTCACATTTAATATTCTTATCACCTTCGAGTTGGTAATGATAATATTGTATGCTCATCGTAGGATTCCGATAGACAAGGGGAATTCATCGCAGAATTGATTAAACAAATTGCGCTGGGTCCGATGCGGAAAGTTAATACTTATAGAGGTTATTGTATTAACGGTTTTAAATTCTACACTGTTCACGACACGACGTTTAAAGCCACAGATAATTCAGGTGTTCAAGTTCGTGGTCATTCAAGTGACGGTGTTGAAAGCGAATACTATGGCTTCATTGAAGAGATCATCGAGGTGGAATACTCTGGTCTTCCTTTGAAGCAAACAACAATATTTAAATGTTGTTGGTACAATCCACATCCTAGGCTAGGTACGCGCGTGCACGGTAAGTACAAAATTGTTGAGGTGAACCGGACACGACATCTTCCCACAAATGAACCCTTCGTCTTCGCTACCCAAGCTTCACAGGTCGTGTTCTTGCAGTACCCAACTTCGAGGAGGACCCCTTGTGCTTGGCTTTACGTAAGCGGTTTGAGACAGAGAGCTTATATCGCAGACATTGTCGCTGGCGATAACATATGGAATGACGCCACAAGTGCATTTCAAAATAATGAAAGTCAAGTTCATGAAGTCGAAACTCAATTTCTGTTGAACTCAGAAAACCTTGTTGATGCCACCGTTGAC comes from Henckelia pumila isolate YLH828 chromosome 4, ASM3356847v2, whole genome shotgun sequence and encodes:
- the LOC140862094 gene encoding uncharacterized protein, translated to MNHTDRGWMYRRLQNGYMNDEFINGVEEFMVFALSHVECLSAGKVRCPCNHKKCQNKVFLDDNIVKAHLSRYGFVPNYYNWHLHGEEYIRPNFPNTNPDVPSSSRSQNRSWESENIHVDHIFLSHDQEYLLANQNLGHEFSTEYQEEGPSQYVDPNIEPVETPNNYVKGLYDLIKSAEKEIWDGNPHGHSLLSVLARLLKMKHEHNMSERNFDDMCQLMSELCPANNHMPPSFYWTKKLIKDLGLPVEKIDVCSNNCMIYWGTDSDLTECKICEHPRYKPSRRRGSQTPNKQTPYKIMYYFPITPRLQRLYASTATASHMRWHHDHHSDPETMTHPSDSLAWRHFDETHPWFAAEIRNVRLGLSTDGFQPFGQTGHQYSSWPVILTPYNLPPWMCMKDEVMFLSVIAPGPSNPKDKLDVFLQPLIAELQQLWYDGVATYDIHSQTNFTLRASLLWTISDFPAYAMLSGWSTAGKQACPHCMSDSEAFTLVHSGKTSWFDNHRKFLPIDHQLRRKKNMFIRGRRVLYPAPPTKTGDELLSELDNYGFLPAYDVDSESRNREICQLAKCGWRRRSILWELPYWRTNLIRHNLDVMHIEKNVFDNVFNTIMNILGRTKDNAKSRADLVEMRIRPELHPNVSTGRHPKASYSLERSAREVLCRWLKDVRFSDGYASNMSRCVDMNKLRMFGMKSHDCHVFMQRLIPVAFKELLPREVWEALTELSLFFADLTARNLKQSDIMRLHEQIPVILCKLEKIFPPSFFDCMEHLCVHLPYEARIAGPVQFRWMYPVERFLRRLKSTVRNKARVEGSICNAYLVSEASIFCEHYFGDSIQTRQ